The Spirosoma foliorum genome has a window encoding:
- a CDS encoding TIM barrel protein, translating to MIQSRRDFLNQLGLTAAGVGLASVLPTSSFADMTAKKFTFDISLAEFSFAGELYSGKMTNMDFPARTKKDFGINVLEYVSGFFNDKHTDQAYLKELKQRCDDLGMKNNLIMVDGANIADLDATKRQKAVEDHHAWVDAAKYLGCSSIRVNLGDTSKALTGVEDDPAAEAAKTAADGYHKLLEYAAKSKMDVIVENHFGNSTDIDWLVGIMKQVNMPNAGLLPDFGNFCRQRSKPETNDIKGIMATKCVKEYDRYEGVKKMMPYAKGISAKTHKFDASGNETETDFRKMFKIIKDAGFKGYVGIEYEGGIMAMYNPTGGYLSTNDGIQATKTLLERVRTELA from the coding sequence ATGATCCAATCACGTCGCGATTTCCTGAACCAACTGGGCCTGACAGCCGCTGGAGTAGGCCTGGCCTCAGTTCTACCAACATCATCATTTGCCGATATGACCGCCAAAAAATTCACATTCGATATCTCGCTGGCCGAGTTCTCTTTTGCGGGCGAACTCTATTCGGGCAAAATGACGAATATGGATTTCCCCGCTCGTACTAAAAAAGATTTTGGCATTAATGTGCTGGAATATGTATCTGGGTTTTTCAACGATAAACACACCGATCAGGCATACCTGAAAGAACTCAAGCAGCGGTGCGATGACCTGGGTATGAAGAATAATCTCATCATGGTCGATGGAGCCAACATTGCAGACCTTGATGCAACGAAACGTCAGAAAGCAGTAGAAGATCACCATGCCTGGGTCGACGCAGCCAAGTACCTCGGTTGTAGTTCCATCCGGGTTAATCTGGGCGATACCTCCAAAGCGCTGACGGGTGTCGAAGATGATCCTGCTGCCGAAGCGGCTAAAACGGCTGCCGATGGCTATCATAAGTTGTTGGAGTATGCAGCCAAGTCAAAAATGGATGTTATTGTCGAAAACCACTTCGGCAACTCGACCGACATCGACTGGCTGGTTGGAATCATGAAACAGGTAAATATGCCCAACGCGGGCTTGCTACCTGATTTCGGTAACTTCTGTCGACAACGCAGCAAGCCCGAAACCAACGACATCAAGGGAATTATGGCCACCAAGTGCGTGAAGGAATACGACCGCTACGAAGGTGTGAAAAAAATGATGCCATACGCCAAAGGGATCAGTGCCAAAACGCACAAGTTCGATGCCAGTGGTAACGAGACCGAAACCGATTTCCGGAAGATGTTCAAGATCATCAAAGACGCGGGCTTTAAAGGCTATGTAGGCATCGAGTATGAAGGTGGAATCATGGCGATGTATAATCCGACCGGTGGCTATCTGTCTACAAACGACGGTATTCAAGCAACGAAAACCCTGCTCGAACGCGTCCGGACGGAACTGGCGTAA
- a CDS encoding FAD-binding protein, which yields MRLKDKLPLSYLLFSIRGRIHRSTYWLVSAFIWSTFYVLHTILHNFVSEGATYVLYPLLLGSLVSTATKRLHDTNHSGYWLLVVLIPVLGPIWLIYVLGFKRGDKHPNTFGTVPNEAADYFKNDNGQPVPHSAPERIINDVTQLNPVVVADVFRPKSVTDLQEWLRQTTGPISVGGGRFSMGGQTASAQSLHIDMRDLNQVIQFSKEDRRITVQAGIRWCDIQRFIDAHDLSIKIMQTYANFTVGGAMSVNCHGRYMGHGPLILSVRAIELVLADGSLVQASRTENPDIFFGAIGGYNGLGIIVSAELDLDENLAVRRQHQKLSRSAYQPYFTEAIRDNPEAVFHNGDMYPPAYKNMSAVTWVKTTEQPTVKTRLMPLRESYPLERYFMWAFTETALGKWRREYIVDPLLYLTNPIHWRNYEAGYDVAELEPRSRTKRTYVLQEYFVPVRHFEDFAEKMSEIFNRHQVNVINVSVRHALPDSGSYLAWAREEVFAFVVYYKQRTTEAAKNAVAVWTRELIDAVLSVDGAYYLPYQAHATLEQFHKAYPNAGKLFALKKNLDPNFRFHNVFWDTYYQPFLSTELTG from the coding sequence ATGCGTCTGAAAGATAAACTCCCTCTTAGCTACCTTCTGTTTTCAATCCGGGGCCGTATCCATCGTTCAACGTACTGGCTGGTCTCGGCATTTATCTGGAGTACGTTTTATGTACTTCATACCATCCTGCATAACTTTGTTAGCGAAGGAGCAACCTATGTTCTTTATCCGCTGCTGTTAGGGTCGCTAGTATCTACAGCGACCAAACGTTTGCACGATACTAACCATTCGGGCTATTGGTTATTGGTGGTTCTGATTCCAGTTCTAGGGCCAATCTGGTTGATTTATGTATTGGGGTTCAAACGGGGCGACAAACACCCCAATACCTTTGGTACTGTTCCCAACGAAGCCGCTGACTACTTCAAAAATGACAACGGACAACCCGTTCCACATAGCGCTCCCGAACGAATTATCAACGACGTAACCCAACTGAATCCGGTTGTGGTAGCCGATGTATTTCGGCCAAAATCGGTAACGGATTTACAGGAATGGCTTCGCCAAACCACAGGTCCGATTTCGGTAGGCGGTGGTCGGTTTAGTATGGGTGGGCAAACCGCCAGCGCCCAAAGTCTGCACATCGACATGCGGGACTTGAATCAGGTTATTCAATTTTCGAAAGAAGATCGACGAATTACCGTTCAGGCCGGGATTCGGTGGTGCGATATTCAGCGATTTATCGATGCGCATGACCTAAGCATCAAGATCATGCAGACCTACGCCAACTTCACGGTTGGGGGCGCAATGAGTGTAAACTGTCACGGCCGCTACATGGGTCATGGGCCGTTAATTCTATCGGTTCGTGCTATTGAATTGGTATTGGCCGATGGATCGCTGGTTCAGGCTAGCCGTACCGAAAACCCAGACATCTTTTTCGGGGCTATTGGTGGTTATAATGGCTTGGGAATCATCGTTTCGGCAGAATTGGATCTCGACGAAAATCTGGCCGTTCGACGACAGCACCAAAAGCTTTCCCGATCTGCTTATCAGCCTTATTTCACCGAAGCCATCCGCGACAACCCTGAAGCGGTTTTCCATAATGGCGACATGTATCCGCCCGCCTACAAAAACATGAGTGCCGTGACCTGGGTCAAAACAACCGAACAGCCAACCGTTAAAACCCGGCTGATGCCGCTCCGGGAGTCGTATCCGCTGGAACGGTATTTTATGTGGGCATTTACCGAAACCGCGCTGGGGAAATGGCGTCGGGAGTACATTGTCGACCCGCTGCTGTACCTCACCAATCCCATTCACTGGCGCAATTACGAAGCAGGTTATGACGTGGCCGAACTGGAGCCGCGCTCCCGTACAAAGCGTACATATGTGCTGCAGGAGTATTTTGTCCCAGTCCGGCATTTCGAGGACTTTGCCGAAAAAATGAGTGAGATTTTCAATCGGCATCAGGTCAATGTAATCAACGTTTCGGTCCGGCACGCCCTCCCCGATTCGGGTTCATATCTGGCCTGGGCGCGCGAAGAAGTCTTTGCGTTTGTGGTCTATTACAAACAGCGAACAACGGAAGCCGCCAAAAATGCGGTAGCTGTCTGGACGCGTGAACTGATCGACGCTGTCTTATCTGTCGATGGGGCCTATTACCTGCCTTATCAGGCGCATGCCACACTGGAGCAATTTCACAAAGCATACCCAAATGCAGGGAAGCTATTTGCACTCAAGAAAAACCTAGACCCGAATTTCCGGTTTCACAATGTGTTCTGGGATACGTATTATCAACCGTTTCTTTCGACAGAATTGACAGGATGA
- the tnpA gene encoding IS200/IS605 family transposase, with translation MPNTYTQIHLHSVFAVKHRTAIIAPKWKYDLYSYMTGIIHNYNHRLLAINGMPDHVHILIGMRPNQSLSDLMQQLKQGSSQWINDQRLTGSRFAWQEGYGAFSYGRSQLPAVINYIANQEEHHRTRTFLEEYRRFLDAFEVEYDEQYLFKSLE, from the coding sequence ATGCCTAATACATACACTCAGATCCATCTTCATTCGGTTTTTGCCGTAAAACATAGAACTGCCATCATTGCACCCAAATGGAAATACGATTTATATAGCTATATGACAGGCATTATCCACAACTATAATCATAGGTTGCTGGCAATCAATGGGATGCCTGACCATGTACATATTCTGATCGGTATGCGCCCCAATCAATCGCTTTCTGACTTGATGCAACAACTAAAACAGGGTTCATCTCAGTGGATTAACGACCAACGACTTACAGGAAGTCGGTTTGCTTGGCAAGAAGGGTATGGTGCGTTTTCATATGGTAGGAGTCAATTACCTGCCGTAATCAACTACATTGCGAACCAGGAGGAGCACCATCGAACACGTACATTTTTAGAAGAATATCGACGATTTCTGGATGCATTCGAAGTTGAATACGATGAACAATATTTGTTTAAATCGCTCGAATGA
- a CDS encoding polysaccharide deacetylase family protein: protein MFTRQVLSFSAALGLSVLLSNGLTGCQSKSASTSEATTTTDSTTKAETEKPVSGEETAKAAPDPSSIPADKIADAATILARPQVPVLCYHQIRDWRGSDSKSAKDYIIPVQAFKDQMQILADSGYHTILPDQLYAYLTTGAPLPSKPVMLTFDDGDLDQYETAVPILDKHGFKGAFFIMTVAIGRRGKQPYMDKAQIKDLSDKGHTVGAHTWDHHNVKKYQGEDWKIQIEEPKAKLETIIGKPVKYFAYPFGLWNHQALPEIQKRGYAAAFTLADKRDEQMPLYTIRRIIAGGQWSTKTFYRNMIQSFDGK, encoded by the coding sequence ATGTTCACTCGTCAAGTTTTATCGTTTTCAGCAGCCCTTGGTCTGTCTGTTTTACTCTCCAATGGCCTAACAGGCTGCCAGTCGAAAAGCGCTTCTACCAGTGAAGCCACAACGACAACTGATTCGACAACGAAGGCTGAGACGGAAAAACCCGTTTCAGGCGAAGAAACGGCCAAAGCAGCGCCTGATCCCAGTTCGATTCCAGCCGATAAGATCGCTGATGCCGCTACGATTCTGGCGCGTCCGCAGGTGCCCGTATTATGTTATCATCAGATTCGCGATTGGCGGGGTAGCGACTCCAAAAGTGCAAAAGATTATATCATTCCCGTTCAGGCCTTTAAGGATCAGATGCAGATTCTGGCGGATAGTGGTTATCATACCATCTTGCCCGATCAGCTTTACGCGTACCTAACCACCGGCGCACCGCTGCCCTCCAAACCTGTTATGCTTACGTTCGATGATGGGGACCTGGATCAGTACGAAACGGCTGTTCCGATTCTGGACAAACACGGGTTCAAAGGGGCATTTTTTATTATGACCGTCGCTATTGGTCGTAGAGGAAAGCAGCCTTACATGGACAAAGCGCAGATTAAAGATTTGTCAGATAAAGGTCATACGGTAGGTGCCCATACCTGGGATCACCACAACGTGAAAAAATACCAGGGCGAGGACTGGAAAATCCAGATTGAGGAGCCTAAAGCAAAGCTGGAAACGATCATCGGCAAACCCGTAAAATACTTCGCTTATCCGTTCGGTTTATGGAATCATCAAGCGTTACCTGAAATTCAGAAGCGCGGTTACGCAGCCGCCTTTACCCTGGCCGACAAACGCGATGAGCAAATGCCGCTCTACACCATTCGACGCATTATTGCGGGTGGTCAGTGGAGCACGAAAACGTTTTATCGGAATATGATTCAGAGTTTCGATGGGAAGTAA
- a CDS encoding class I SAM-dependent methyltransferase, which translates to MTRQMLELLPKGAKVNGYAEIGSPGRYISDLRKHLPISGPIYLINDVAPTFSPADIMERGQLTKLGTFIESHDFDPISPNDIPDASVDLVTCLIGLHHTRPEKLTGFIDSIRRILRPGGWFILRDHDVKAPDMATFVSLVHTVFNLGLNITWEVDKQDYKDFKPIEEWSKILSKVGFTDSGKRLLQANDPSDNTMVLFTKM; encoded by the coding sequence ATGACCCGGCAAATGCTGGAGCTATTGCCCAAAGGGGCAAAGGTGAACGGCTATGCTGAAATTGGCTCACCGGGTCGATACATCAGCGATTTACGAAAACATCTGCCGATCAGTGGTCCTATCTACCTGATTAATGATGTAGCGCCAACATTCAGCCCCGCCGACATCATGGAACGGGGCCAATTGACCAAACTCGGCACCTTCATCGAATCGCACGATTTCGATCCGATCAGCCCCAACGACATCCCCGACGCGAGCGTTGATCTGGTAACCTGCCTGATTGGCCTGCACCACACACGGCCCGAAAAACTAACGGGTTTTATTGACTCCATTCGGCGAATCCTGCGTCCGGGCGGCTGGTTCATTCTGCGTGATCACGACGTAAAAGCCCCTGATATGGCCACATTCGTATCCCTAGTACACACCGTCTTTAACTTAGGCTTGAACATAACCTGGGAGGTCGACAAGCAGGATTACAAAGATTTCAAACCCATTGAAGAATGGAGTAAGATTTTGAGTAAAGTTGGCTTTACGGATAGCGGAAAGCGACTGCTCCAGGCAAACGACCCTTCCGATAATACAATGGTATTGTTCACGAAAATGTAG
- a CDS encoding PQQ-dependent sugar dehydrogenase: MIKRHFFSRQSYKAVIPLCVGAIGLLAYSARPLTDPGNKPDENRFTKVVLAEKLNEPLEMAILPDERVLFIERHGQVQLYSPTTKQVKTIATIPVSTKYKDKEGHETEAEDGLLGINLDPNFEKNHWVYLYYSPAGNESKNILTRYELRGDELVLSSKKVLLEVATQREQCCHTGGSIDWDRDGNLYLSTGDNTSPRATLYAPIDERPGRAPWDAQKSSGNTNDLRGKILRIHPEADGTYTIPAGNLFPKGTPKTRPEIYTMGHRNPYRISVDKHTGYLYWGDVGPDAGEDSVGVGPTAEDEYNQAKKAGNFGWPYFVGNNKAYYAKDFTTGKGGAKFDPAHPINNSPNNTGLNDLPPAQPAMIWYPAAESKTFPFMGTGGRSAMAGPTYYKEDFKGAKRLFPDYYNGKTFLFEWMRDMILSVSYDAQGNMTKTERFLPNMSFSHPIDMAFGPNGDLYVLEYGTGWFLKNDDSRLVKIEFNAGNRRPNVLASANQKAGAVPMAVKLSSEGTKDFDGDAMTYQWKIYNKAGGQPTVLNDANPTYTIQKPGQYKAILTVTDAHGLKDSREVDLIAGNQPPTVALEVTKGNKSFYFPGEPIVYKVLVNDKEDGSLANGKIQAKQVMVKANYQDEANAQTSSEAGHKFSEATYLGTGQVLMEKSDCKACHFMDKKSVGPAFAEVAKRYKGDANAVASLSNKIIKGGGGVWGDAIMTAHPQLGQSDASEIVKYILTLSDKKVATPSLPTQGTYTPDKNEKGTLVLQASYKDKGANGLPAQTTEQALVLRNPLLAIGSSNSQSKGITLFKMGTQPYPFVIVMASDTYVKFDQLDLTGVRTMDFAVAIPKAQLNAVGGRIEIHIDSPTGQLLGQTPELMPNESKDPAEMLKPSMTKVSITPVTGQHDLYFVFKNEKAGKSTLFVPATVQLSN, translated from the coding sequence ATGATAAAACGGCATTTTTTCTCAAGGCAATCGTACAAAGCAGTTATTCCGCTTTGCGTTGGTGCGATTGGCCTCCTCGCCTACTCCGCAAGGCCGCTGACTGACCCCGGCAACAAGCCCGACGAGAATCGATTTACAAAGGTAGTACTGGCCGAAAAACTCAATGAACCACTCGAAATGGCCATTTTGCCCGACGAACGTGTTCTTTTTATTGAACGGCATGGGCAGGTTCAACTGTATTCGCCCACAACGAAACAGGTTAAAACCATTGCAACAATTCCGGTCAGCACGAAATACAAGGATAAAGAAGGACACGAAACCGAGGCCGAAGATGGATTACTGGGTATAAACCTCGATCCTAATTTCGAGAAAAATCATTGGGTCTATCTCTACTACTCCCCTGCTGGCAACGAATCTAAAAACATCCTAACCCGCTACGAATTGCGCGGTGATGAACTGGTTCTTTCCTCTAAAAAAGTCTTATTAGAAGTAGCTACCCAACGGGAGCAATGTTGCCATACGGGTGGTTCGATTGACTGGGACCGCGACGGCAACCTCTATCTCTCAACCGGCGATAACACCAGCCCACGCGCCACGCTCTACGCGCCTATTGACGAACGACCAGGTCGCGCGCCCTGGGATGCTCAGAAATCGTCGGGCAACACCAACGATTTACGGGGTAAAATCCTTCGTATCCATCCCGAAGCTGATGGTACTTACACCATTCCAGCAGGCAACCTATTCCCAAAAGGAACGCCGAAAACCCGGCCGGAGATTTATACAATGGGTCACCGGAATCCATACCGGATTTCGGTTGATAAGCACACGGGCTATCTGTATTGGGGTGATGTAGGCCCTGATGCGGGTGAAGATTCAGTAGGCGTTGGCCCTACTGCCGAAGACGAATACAATCAGGCTAAAAAAGCAGGCAATTTTGGCTGGCCTTATTTTGTTGGTAACAACAAAGCCTATTACGCGAAGGATTTTACGACGGGCAAAGGTGGCGCTAAATTCGATCCGGCTCATCCGATCAATAATTCGCCCAACAATACGGGCTTAAACGACCTCCCTCCTGCTCAGCCTGCCATGATCTGGTATCCGGCCGCCGAAAGCAAAACCTTTCCGTTTATGGGTACAGGTGGTCGTAGCGCGATGGCAGGCCCTACCTATTATAAAGAGGATTTTAAAGGAGCCAAACGCCTTTTCCCGGACTACTACAATGGCAAGACCTTCCTGTTCGAGTGGATGCGCGACATGATTCTGTCAGTTAGTTATGATGCGCAGGGCAACATGACCAAGACAGAGCGATTCCTCCCTAACATGTCCTTCAGCCACCCCATCGACATGGCTTTCGGTCCAAACGGCGACTTGTATGTGCTTGAATACGGCACAGGCTGGTTCCTTAAAAACGATGATTCTCGTCTGGTAAAAATTGAATTCAACGCTGGGAATCGTAGACCAAATGTACTGGCTTCTGCCAATCAGAAAGCCGGAGCAGTGCCGATGGCCGTGAAACTATCATCGGAAGGCACCAAGGATTTCGACGGTGACGCGATGACCTATCAATGGAAAATCTACAACAAGGCGGGCGGCCAACCAACAGTCTTGAACGACGCAAATCCAACGTATACGATCCAGAAGCCCGGCCAATACAAAGCGATTCTGACCGTAACCGACGCCCATGGTCTTAAAGATTCCCGCGAGGTCGACCTCATAGCGGGTAACCAGCCACCAACGGTAGCACTGGAAGTTACGAAAGGGAACAAAAGTTTTTACTTTCCAGGAGAACCAATCGTTTACAAGGTTCTGGTCAATGACAAAGAAGACGGTAGCCTGGCAAATGGGAAAATTCAGGCGAAACAGGTCATGGTAAAGGCCAATTACCAGGACGAAGCCAATGCCCAGACTAGCAGTGAAGCCGGTCATAAATTTTCTGAAGCGACTTATTTAGGAACTGGTCAGGTGCTCATGGAAAAGAGCGATTGCAAAGCCTGCCACTTCATGGATAAAAAATCGGTTGGGCCAGCCTTTGCTGAGGTAGCTAAACGCTATAAAGGTGATGCGAACGCTGTAGCCAGCCTGTCGAACAAGATTATCAAAGGTGGAGGTGGCGTTTGGGGCGATGCCATTATGACGGCTCATCCACAATTAGGCCAATCAGATGCCAGCGAGATTGTGAAGTACATTCTTACCTTGTCGGACAAAAAAGTAGCCACCCCATCGCTACCCACGCAGGGCACTTATACACCCGATAAAAATGAGAAGGGTACACTGGTGTTGCAGGCTTCCTACAAGGATAAAGGAGCCAACGGTCTGCCTGCTCAAACAACCGAACAAGCTCTGGTTTTGCGCAATCCACTACTAGCCATTGGCTCAAGCAACAGCCAGTCGAAGGGCATTACACTCTTTAAAATGGGCACGCAACCATATCCGTTCGTGATTGTAATGGCCTCGGACACCTATGTTAAGTTCGACCAACTTGACCTTACCGGCGTACGCACAATGGACTTTGCGGTAGCGATCCCGAAAGCCCAGCTCAATGCCGTTGGTGGTCGCATTGAAATCCATATCGACTCGCCAACCGGACAATTATTAGGACAAACGCCAGAGTTGATGCCCAATGAAAGCAAAGACCCCGCCGAGATGTTGAAACCCAGTATGACCAAGGTTTCGATCACCCCTGTTACGGGTCAGCACGATTTGTATTTTGTCTTTAAAAACGAAAAAGCGGGCAAGTCCACCTTGTTCGTACCGGCTACGGTTCAACTGTCTAACTAA
- a CDS encoding ThuA domain-containing protein has product MFRKFLKILLGLVLVLVLLAGGFVVFGMYVTRQLPWQKPVFDTERPADPGAVGPKGVLIFSKTNGFRHESIEPGIEALKKEGKVKGWDVRTTENGAFFNDDYLSKFKVVVFLSTTGDILTPDQEKSFEKFIENGGGYVGIHAASDTEYGWDWYDHMLGTHFRDHPLYPEHTPEAEVITDIRDHPSTKHLPAKFRRADEWYNFKQSVRGKDSIQVLLTLNEATYKATWPKAMGGDHPISWTNKVGKGRVFYTGMGHTNETFTDKYAMPHIVEGIEWAGRF; this is encoded by the coding sequence ATGTTCCGTAAATTCCTTAAAATCCTGCTGGGCCTCGTCCTGGTACTCGTCTTACTCGCAGGCGGATTCGTTGTCTTTGGTATGTATGTTACCCGACAACTTCCCTGGCAAAAGCCTGTTTTTGATACCGAACGACCAGCCGACCCTGGCGCTGTTGGTCCTAAAGGGGTTCTGATCTTTTCAAAAACCAATGGGTTCCGTCACGAATCCATCGAACCCGGAATTGAAGCACTCAAAAAAGAGGGAAAAGTCAAAGGCTGGGATGTTCGTACGACAGAAAACGGAGCGTTCTTTAACGACGATTATTTAAGCAAATTCAAAGTCGTTGTCTTTCTATCGACTACGGGCGATATTCTGACGCCGGATCAGGAAAAATCCTTTGAGAAATTCATCGAAAACGGGGGCGGTTACGTGGGTATCCATGCGGCTTCCGATACGGAATATGGTTGGGATTGGTACGATCATATGCTCGGCACCCACTTCCGCGATCATCCTCTTTACCCAGAGCACACGCCTGAAGCTGAAGTTATTACCGACATTCGGGATCATCCGAGCACTAAACACTTACCAGCCAAATTCCGCCGGGCCGATGAGTGGTATAATTTCAAGCAAAGTGTACGAGGCAAAGACAGTATTCAAGTACTGCTGACGCTAAACGAAGCAACGTACAAGGCAACCTGGCCCAAAGCAATGGGTGGCGATCACCCAATTTCGTGGACCAATAAAGTAGGTAAAGGGCGTGTATTCTACACCGGCATGGGCCATACCAACGAAACCTTTACCGATAAATACGCCATGCCGCACATTGTAGAAGGGATTGAGTGGGCAGGGCGATTTTAA
- a CDS encoding DUF4136 domain-containing protein, protein MKRLFFVAAFALATSLTQAQNVTVDSELRPNIDFSHFKSYAWAVQPTSKQDAGNALALKAQMRDAVANAMDGRGYTFNRQSPDLIVNFRVLDQPTTLKGYTEGTSYFNTNDVQSLGKEKDIVVQAGTILVNLVDAKTDEAIWQGIASGLITANNRDHQEGKIREAINLIFNKYPYRADSY, encoded by the coding sequence ATGAAACGGTTATTTTTCGTCGCTGCGTTCGCGCTGGCGACCAGCCTAACCCAGGCACAAAATGTTACAGTAGATAGCGAACTTCGGCCAAATATTGACTTCAGTCACTTCAAAAGCTATGCATGGGCTGTACAGCCAACGAGCAAACAAGATGCAGGAAACGCTTTGGCTTTGAAAGCTCAGATGCGGGATGCCGTGGCCAATGCCATGGATGGTCGGGGTTATACATTCAACCGGCAATCACCCGACTTAATTGTTAATTTCCGGGTGCTCGACCAACCCACAACGCTCAAAGGTTATACCGAGGGTACCTCTTACTTCAACACGAATGATGTACAAAGCCTTGGCAAAGAAAAGGATATTGTTGTGCAGGCAGGCACGATTCTGGTAAACCTCGTTGACGCCAAAACCGATGAGGCTATCTGGCAGGGAATCGCTTCGGGTTTAATAACAGCAAACAACAGAGATCATCAGGAAGGCAAAATTCGGGAAGCCATTAACCTGATCTTTAACAAATACCCTTATCGGGCAGATAGTTATTAA
- a CDS encoding IS5 family transposase: MTKQFSKLTDSQWDAISPFLNLKRKRKHDLRQIINVILWLLRTGGQWRNLPEEWPNWQAVYYYFDQWKQDGTFERINTALNQLDRQRVGKEAYPSVLCIDSQSVKLSPMICEYRGTDANKRVNGRKRQLVVDTQGRLWVANVHVANQADGPAAISLIGDILWRAGERLEKVYGDQSYNGVFANALSDWSIDFEKASRPESAQGFVPVAKRWVVERSIAWTNFFRRIVKDYEYTLLSSVSWLYLANIQLMLQRI, encoded by the coding sequence GTGACCAAACAGTTCTCAAAACTGACCGACTCCCAATGGGACGCAATTTCGCCTTTTCTTAATCTCAAACGCAAACGAAAGCATGATTTACGCCAGATAATCAACGTCATTTTGTGGCTCCTACGAACTGGCGGACAGTGGCGTAACCTGCCTGAAGAGTGGCCTAACTGGCAGGCGGTTTATTATTACTTTGACCAATGGAAACAAGATGGCACCTTCGAGCGAATCAATACAGCCTTGAATCAACTGGATCGCCAACGAGTTGGGAAAGAAGCTTATCCTTCCGTCCTATGCATTGATTCACAGAGCGTTAAACTAAGTCCTATGATCTGTGAGTACCGGGGCACCGATGCCAACAAACGCGTCAACGGACGCAAGCGACAATTGGTAGTAGACACGCAAGGTCGCCTTTGGGTGGCTAATGTGCATGTGGCCAATCAAGCCGATGGCCCCGCTGCCATTTCGCTCATTGGTGATATTCTTTGGCGGGCAGGCGAGCGCTTAGAAAAAGTGTATGGCGATCAGTCGTACAATGGCGTTTTTGCCAACGCCTTATCGGACTGGTCAATTGACTTTGAGAAAGCATCGCGTCCCGAATCAGCCCAAGGTTTTGTGCCCGTTGCCAAGCGTTGGGTAGTCGAACGCAGCATTGCTTGGACTAATTTCTTCCGCCGAATCGTCAAAGATTACGAGTATACGTTATTATCTTCGGTGAGTTGGCTGTATTTGGCCAATATTCAACTAATGCTTCAGCGAATTTAA